From a region of the Apibacter sp. B3706 genome:
- a CDS encoding heme-binding domain-containing protein translates to MKKILLYGIFIFLSFQLIQIDKENPSVDKKIDYNRVTYASPEIQKILKKACYDCHSNEVNYPWYSSIAPISWFIKEHVNQGKEYVNFSEYGKYNRYQKEHINSSLYRVIENKTMPLNSYLWMHKDANLSEKDYILLLNWFRTQCSIKN, encoded by the coding sequence ATGAAGAAAATATTGCTTTATGGAATTTTCATTTTTTTGTCTTTCCAATTAATTCAAATAGATAAAGAAAATCCATCGGTTGACAAAAAAATAGACTATAACCGGGTAACATATGCATCTCCGGAAATACAAAAAATTTTAAAAAAAGCCTGCTACGATTGTCATTCCAATGAAGTAAATTATCCATGGTATTCTTCCATTGCTCCTATATCTTGGTTTATTAAAGAACATGTAAATCAAGGAAAAGAATACGTTAATTTTTCAGAATATGGAAAATATAATCGTTATCAGAAAGAACATATTAATTCATCCCTATACCGAGTAATTGAAAATAAAACCATGCCCCTCAACAGTTATCTTTGGATGCATAAAGACGCGAATTTATCGGAAAAAGATTATATCCTTTTACTTAATTGGTTTCGGACACAATGTAGCATAAAAAATTAA